In Bacillus sp. (in: firmicutes), one genomic interval encodes:
- a CDS encoding dihydrofolate reductase, whose translation MSVFFYGCITMDGYLADKNHNLDWLYQTGAIEETGYESFYKSMDITIMGKRTFNEIENIENIGSLYPTTQNYVFTHAESLSVREFIPMNCDVVEFVKQIERDKNIWIVGGNTILAPLLDNDMVDNMILQIAPVLLGRGIPLFSQKEVLKRFCLKEVKKYGQFAELIYSKI comes from the coding sequence ATGAGTGTATTTTTTTACGGCTGCATTACCATGGATGGTTATCTTGCTGACAAAAACCATAACCTAGACTGGCTTTATCAAACTGGTGCAATAGAAGAAACCGGTTATGAAAGCTTCTATAAAAGCATGGATATTACTATAATGGGCAAAAGAACATTTAATGAAATTGAAAACATAGAGAATATTGGCAGTCTTTATCCGACTACCCAAAATTATGTTTTTACACATGCTGAAAGCTTATCAGTCAGAGAATTTATTCCTATGAACTGTGATGTTGTTGAATTTGTGAAACAAATAGAGAGGGATAAAAATATTTGGATTGTTGGAGGAAACACAATATTAGCCCCTCTGTTAGATAATGATATGGTTGATAATATGATATTACAGATTGCCCCTGTGTTATTGGGGAGGGGAATACCATTATTTTCACAAAAAGAAGTGTTGAAGCGATTTTGCTTGAAAGAAGTAAAAAAATACGGACAATTTGC